The following are encoded together in the Humulus lupulus chromosome 5, drHumLupu1.1, whole genome shotgun sequence genome:
- the LOC133779891 gene encoding nucleoside hydrolase 5-like — protein sequence FAHCKTLYLLKLNRSEFEFEGVTINTNAWTDAGHSMNQIYDILYMMGRDDIIVGVGSEGGILKDGTILPNVGGYLPIIEQGVTTTGGCRYRQVVPVGIGGHLDVHTNFGIRKAFLPQGSRRYRPIKQPTTQQVMYEKISAGPITVIVIGAFTNLAIFLMRNPHLKKNVEHIFFMGVGVRSKNPTARKGKPDLFCSASSFIDVVMSTISLASDA from the exons TTTGCACACTGCAAAACGCTCTACCTCTTAAAGCTTAACAGATCAGAGTTTGAGTTTGAG ggTGTGACTATCAACACAAATGCCTGGACTGATGCTGGACATTCTATGAATCAAATCTATGACATCCTTTACATGATGGGGCGCGATGATATCATTGTTGGAGTTGGCAGTGAAGGTGGAATACTAAAAGATGGTACCATTCTTCCTAATGTTGGTGGATATCTTCCCATAATAGAACAG GGTGTTACAACCACTGGGGGATGTAGATATAGACAAGTTGTCCCAGTAGGTATTGGAGGTCATCTGGATGTTCATACAAATTTTGGCATTAGAAAAGCTTTTCTTCCTCAG GGAAGCAGGAGATATAGACCTATTAAACAACCAACTACTCAGCAAGTAATGTATGAGAAAATATCTGCAGGTCCTATAACTGTTATTGTTATAGGAGCATTTACAAACTTAGCCATTTTCCTTATGAGAAATCCACATTTGAAGAAAAATGTGGAGCATATTTTTTTCATGGGGGTTGGAGTGAGATCAAAGAACCCAACAG CTAGAAAAGGAAAGCCAGACTTGTTCTGTTCTGCTTCTAGTTTTATTGATGTTGTTATGTCTACCATTTCTCTTGCTTCTG